Within Desulfolithobacter dissulfuricans, the genomic segment CAACTCGGCAAAATGGCAGATCTCAGGCGGCGAGAAACCGTGGACGTGGATACCGGTCTTCTTCATGAACCGGAGCATCTCCTCGTAATACTCCAGCGGCTTGTCCGGATGGAGCCCGCCCTGGAGGAGGATCTGGGTCCCGCCCAGTGCCATGGTCTCGCGGATCTTCTGCGCAAGCTCCTCAAAGCTCAGCAGAGAGCCGGTTCCGTCCTCGGGCGCCTTGAAAAACGCGCAGAACTTGCAGGCCGAAATACAGATATCGGTGTAGTTGATATTCCGGTCGATCACATAGGTGACCACCGGTTCCGGATGGAGCCGTTTTCTGATGGCATTGGCCATGAAACCAAGCTCGTGGAGACTCGCCTCCCGGGCCAGCGTAAGAAACTCCCTGCCATCGATCCGGTCGCCTTCCACGACCCGCTGCATCAACTCGTTCATGACCCTTAGAATGTCTGGAGAATATTGTAGAGAGTGTCGCGCTCCACCGGTTCCCGACCCGCCTCCCGGATCAGCTTGATCAGGGTGCGATGGCCCAGGGCCTGCTCGGTCTCGGCTCCGGCCATGTGGGTGATGATCTCTTCCTTGACCGTGCCGTCCATGTCATCAGCCCCGAACGACAGGGCCACCTGGGCCAGCTTGGGGCCGATCATGACCCAGTAGGCCTTGATATGGGGAAAGTTGTCGAGCATCAGCCTGGCTACGGCGATGTTTTTCAGGTCATCCACCCCGGTGGTCCGGGAAAGCTGGGACAGCTCGGTGTTTTTGGGATGAAAGGAGAGCGGGATAAAGGCCAGGAATCCACCGGTCTCGTCCTGGGTCCGGCGCAGAGCATCCAGGTGTTCGAGCCGCTCGTCAATGGTCTCGATGTGGCCGTAAAGCATGGTGGCGTTGGTATTGAGGCCGTGACGGTGTGCGGTTCTGGTGACTTCGAGCCAGCCCTCGCCGGAGAGCTTCTTCTCACAGGTAAGCTCCCGAATCCGCGGGGAGAAGACCTCGGCCCCGCCTCCGGGAATGGAGCCGAGCCCGGCCTCCTTCAGTTCCTCCAGGGTGTCGCCCACCGACTTGCCGGCCAGTTCGGCCAGGTGATGGATCTCCACACAGGTAAAAGCCTGGATATGCACGTCCGGACGGATCTCCTTGATACCTCGAAGCAGATCAAGATAATAGGAATACGGCAGGTCCGGATGAATGCCGCCCACCATGTGAATCTCGGTGATCGGTTCCTCCAGCCGCTCCCGAACCTTTTCCTTCACATCCTCCAGGCTCATCTCATAGGCCTGATCATGACCCTTTTCCTTGCCGAAAGCGCAGAACTTACAAAGATTGGTACAGACGTTGGAGTAATTGATGTGCTGATTGTAGATGAAGTAGGCGCGGTTACCGTTCTTGCGTTCGCGGACGATATTGGCAAGATACCCAAGGGCTAGGATATCCGGACATTCGTACAGCCGCCGGCCGTCCTCCAGGGAGAGCCGTTCTTCGTTGCGGACCTTGGCAAGGATATCGCCAAGTCCGGCCTGTTCAATAAATGAGTCCATGAGATAGATACCTGACCTGCATGACTGACCCAGGGTTGCCTGCCCAGCCATAATCACAGAAATGAAAAAACCGTACCGTCCAGACCGGTACGGCCTTCAAGACAAAAAAAAGCGCCTGCCACGACGATCCCGTGACAGGCGCTCCAATCCCTTTCCTCTCAGTCAAGGAAGTAACGCAGTTTCTCCCGGCGGCTGGAATGACGCAGCCGGTTGAGCGCTTTTTTCTCGATCTGGCGGATCCGCTCCCTGGAGACATTGAACCGCTTGCCGATCTCCTCCAGGGTGTACTCGGCCTTTTCACCGATACCGAAGCGCAGACGGATGATCTTTTCCTCCCGCTCGGTCAGGGTGGACAGCACCTCGGTTACCCGGTTGGCCAGTTCCCTGTTCTGGACCGCATCATAGGGTGATTCGGATTCCTGGTTTTCCAGGAAATCGCCCAGAGTGGAGTCATCGTCACCCACCGGGGTCTCAAGGGAGATCGGTTCGCGCGAGGCCTCCAGGATGGCGAGGATCTTGTCCATGGGCAGATCCGTCATCTTGGAGATTTCCTGCGGCGTGGGTTCGCGGCCCAGTTCTTTCAGAAGCGAGTAAAAGGCCTTGAAGAACTGGCTGCGCAACTCGAGAAAATGCACCGGCAGCCGGATGGTTCTGGTCTTGTCCAGGATGGCCCGGGTGATGGCCTGCCGGATCCACCAGGAGGCATAGGTGGAGAACTTGTTGCCTTTCTTGTAGTCAAAGCGGAACACGGCCCGCATCAGGCCCAGGTTGCCTTCCTGGATCAGGTCCGCCAGAGTCAGCCCCTGATGCATGTAGCGTTTGGCAATGGAGACCACCAGCCGCAGGTTGGCGCGAATCATGGCGTCCTTGGCGATCTCGATGGAGCGGTTATAGGCCTCGAGTTTGGCATGCAGCTCAAGCAGCTCCCTCTTTTCCGGGTACTTCTTCACCGCCAGCTTGACGCAGTGACGCATGTAGTTGAGCTGCTGCTTCTTGGGCTTGAGCGAAGGATCCCGCCGTTGCCACAGGTCAATGCGCTCCACCAGCATCTTGATTTCCTGGGTTCCGGAGGTATCCTCGCGGATGGCATTGATTATTGAGCTGAACCCTTCGCGTATGGTCTTGGAGTACTTGGCCTCCTCCTCGGGTGTCAGCAGATCAAACTGCCCCATCTCCCGAAGATAGGTGGTGGTCGTCTCCTCGCTGTCATGTTCTTCACTGTCAGGAAGACTCTCGGCGTCAACCAACGCCTCAGCATCAGGGTCTTTCTTGCCTGTCCATTCTTCACCGGACAGGGTCTTTTTCTTGCCGGATTTTTCCTGGGTAACGATCTCGATATTGTGTTCGCCCAGGAAGTCAAAGATTTCCTCAATGGCGCCGGGATCCTTGATATCCTCGGGAAGCAGCTCATTGAGGTGCTGGAATGTTATACAGCCTTCGCTTTTACCAGCCTCGAGAAGGTCATCCTTGATACTTGCAAGCACCTGCCTTCAACCCCCACACTTGTTATATGTTACGCACCAATACAAACGCAAAAAAGCGCTCTGCGCGCCAATATACCCATAAACTGTTTCAATCTAATACAAAACGTCCAAAAAAGCAAATAAAGATTTCCTAAATCGTAGTGAATCGGGTAAAAATAGAGATAATATCCACACAGATACGCATGATCCCACTATACACGAAACAAGAACACGGGGTAAGCATTTGATACCTTTTCTCAAAAAACGCAGCTCAGGAATCCTGCTCCACATATCCTCCCTGCCCTCGCCCTGCGGTATCGGCGATCTCGGCCCGGGAGCCTGGACCTTTCTGGATTTTCTCTCAGCGGCCGGACAGTCCTTCTGGCAGATCCTGCCGCTGGGACCAACCAGCCCTGTTTTCGGCAACTCGCCCTACATGAGCTCTTCGGCCTTTGCCGGCAACCCGCTCTTCATCAGCCCGGAACTCCTTGCCAAAGAGGGTCTCCTGACCAACACCCAGCTTTCCAGGTGCCCCTCATGCTCTGAATATTTCGTCGCCTTTGACAGCGCTATCCCCTGGAAGAACCAGGTCCTCCAGGAGGCCTGGACCACGTTCCTGCAGCAGGGCCGTCGGGACGAACTCGACGAGATAAGCGAGCGCTATCCCTGGCTCAAAGACCATGCCCTGTTCATGGCCCTGAAGGAGCAGCACAACCAGCTACCGTGGTGGCAGTGGCCCACCCCGCTCAGGAAGCGCGATCCAGTTGCGCTGCAATCAATTCAAACGCAACTGCATCATAGCATAGATTACTTCCGTTTTGAACAATATGTCTTTTTCCGCCAATGGCAAGAGCTGCGACGCCGGGCAGCGAAAAAAAACATCCGCCTCATCGGCGACCTGCCCATCTACGTGGCCCTGGACAGCGTGGACGTCTGGGCCCACCAGGAAATCTTTGACCTGGACCCGAAGACCAGTCTCCCCACCCATGTCGCCGGGGTACCGCCGGACTACTTCAGCCGCACCGGCCAGCTCTGGGGCAACCCGCTCTACCGCTGGAACAGCCGAAAAAAAGAGGTCCGAGCCGCTCTGTACGACTGGTGGACCAGGAGACTTGAGACCATCTTCTCCCAGGTGGACATCATCCGCATCGATCATTTCCGCGGCTTTGACTCCTACTGGTCTGTTCCGGCCCGGGAAAAGACCGCCATCCACGGCAACTGGAAAAAAGGCCCTGGCCTCTCTTTTTTCCGCGAGATGGAAAAACGGCTCGGCCCCCTGCCGGTTATCGCCGAAGACCTGGGCCTCATCACCCCGGCGGTGGAGAAGCTGCGCGACACCCTGGGCTTTCCGGGCATGAAGATCCTTCTCTTTGCCTTTGACGGCAACCCGCAAAACAGCTACCTGCCTTATAACCACCCGAGAAACAGCGTGGTCTACACCGGTACCCACGACAACGACACCGCGGTGGGCTGGTTCCTAAGCCCCGCGGTTCCACCGGAGGCCAAACGCCAGGCCAAGCAGTTTGCCAACAGGACCGACACCGATGCCTCCACCTTCCACCAGGACATGATCCACCTGGCCCTGGGGTCTCCGGCATCCCTGGCCCTGATTCCCATGCAGGACGTGCTCGGTTTTGGCAACGACTGCCGCATGAACACCCCGGGCACCTCCAGGGATAACTGGCGCTGGCGCTGCGCCCCCCGCTTCATGACCACGGAGCTGGCCCTCTGGATGCGTGAAAAAACAGCCCTGTTCGGCCGCCTGCCCGAGAACCAGGAGCATCAGGACAATGACTGAACCCAACACTCCAACCCTGCTCTTTCTCGGCAGCCCGCGCCGAAACGGCAACACCGAAACCCTCCTGCGCCACGTGGGCCAGGGCATCGAAGAGGCCGGAGGAACATGGGAGCTGATCCGGTTACCCGAGCTGGACATTCACCCCTGCATTGGCTGTGGCAACTGCGAGAAAAAAGGAACCTGCATCCTGGATGATGCCATGCCCTCCCTCTACCCCAGAATCATGGCCGCCGACCGGATCGTGATCGGCTCCCCCATCTATTTCTATGGCCTCACCGCCCAGACAAAACTCTTCATCGACCGGTGCCAGACCCTGTGGAGCAGGAAATATATCCTCAAGGAGCGCCGGAACAACCCGGAAGCCCTTGGCTACCTGGTCTCCACCGCCGCCTCCCGCGGCGACCGGCTGTTCGAAGGCGCCATCCTCACAGCCCGCTACGGCTTCGACGCCATGGATCTCAGCTATGGCGGCGAACTGCTCGCCCGCGGCCTGGAACACCGGAAAGCAGCCCGGGAAAACCCGGACCTGCTCGACCAGGCAAGATCGTTTGGCCGAAAAATCCAATCCAGGGACCAGGGAATGAAAAAAGGCAGCAAAGCGTCTTGACAAAGCCAGCCAGATATTATACAAACTCACCCACCACAAGGCCCCATCGTCTAGCGGTCTAGGACGTCGGCCTCTCACGCCGAAAACAGGGGTTCGATTCCCCTTGGGGTCACCAACAAGATCAGGGACTTAGCCAATTGGTTAAGTCCCTTTTTTTATGCCCGCTGTACCTCGAACACACTTCAACACAACAATCCAACGGTTCAGCACCATGGCAGCAATTCCCGGACAAGCCTGAAACGTAGGTATAGCGTGAAATCTTACGACATTTTTCGTAAACTTTTTATCCAATCCAGAGGATCGGACCCAACATGCAAATATCGACGGTGTCATCATAACCTACTGGAATAACGACGATAAAAAACAAGATCCCGGTTATTTTTTTCTTGACAAGGCCTTGAAAGGGCGGTTCGCGTTTTTCTATGTGATTTCAATTAGTTGCATAGGAGAACGCCATGGACCAAATCAAACTCTACAACGTGGAACGTATTGTCAGCCTCATCACGGATCAGACCAAAACGGTGCGAAAGCATTGCAATGCTGATAACTTTATCCGAGTATTGCGCCGATGTTTTCAGGCGATCCCTGATCACCGCCAAGTCAGCAAAACGAGCATCTCCCTCGATGATGCTCTCATGTCAGCATACGCCATGTTCTCCCTCAAGGATCCCTCGTTGCTGGCTTTTGAAAATCGACGTCTCAACGAGGCCGAAAATCTGCGTGCCGTATTCGGTATCGAAAACATCGCCTCCGACACCCAGATGCGGGAAATCCTCGATCCTCTTTCGCCGCGTGAATTCAGATCAGGTTTTACCGCGGTATTCCGCATCCTCCAGCGCGGCAAAGACCTCGAAGCCATGACCTGTCTGGATGGACACTACCTGATCAGCGGTGACGGTACCGGTTTCTACTATTCGACAAAAGTCGGCAATGATTTCTGCCTCAGAAAGAAACAGGAAAACGGTAAACATGCCTACTACCAGCAGATGTATGGAGCAGCCATTGTCCATCCTGACAAACGGGAAGTCATTCCCTTCTGTCCCGAAATGATCAGCAACCAGGACGGCACCAGCAAGCAGGACTGTGAGCGGGCTGCTGCCCAGCGTTTCTGGCGAGAGTTCCGTCGCGAACACCCTCATCTTCCAGTCATCGTCACTGAAGACGCTCTGAGCAGCAATGCACCGCATATACGGGAGCTCAAGGCCTTGAACCTGCGTTTCATTCTTGGTGTCAAACCAGGTGACCATCAGTTTCTGTTCGAGCAGTTCGATGCCTCTGTCGAGACGGGTAAAGTGACGGAATTCAACATGGATGATCCCAGGGATCCAAAGAAATATCATGTCTTCCGCTACGTCAATGGCCTGTCCCTGAACAAGTCCAACCAGGATCTGAAGGTCAACCTGCTCGAGTACTGGCAAGCTGACGACAAGGGCAATGAACTGCGGTTTGCCTGGGTGACCGACCTGGAGATCACCAGGGAGAACGCCTATGAGATCATGCGGGCGGGCCGGGCCCGGTGGCGTATCGAAAATGAGACGTTCAATACCTTGAAGAACCAAGGGTATCATCTGGGACACAACTATGGCCTGGGGGCACAACATCTTTCAATGGTATTCACCACTCTGATGGTGCTGGCGTTTCTGGTTGACCAGGCTCAGCAGCTGGGATGCTGGCTTTTCCGCAAGGCCTGGGAAGAGTCCAGAAGCAAACGTCAGCTCTGGGAGAATGTCCGTAGTCGATTCAGGGAACTTCCTGTAGACTCGATGGAAACACTCTACCGGAGCATTGCTTTTGGCATCAAGGGGTACGTCGTCGAGGTGATCGAACCTGACGATGTGATGACCTGACCCGCCGTCAATCGGTGGGCTATATCAAAGAGCACGACCTGCCGCAAACAGGAGCGGCAAGGTAAGGGTGCAACTATGCTTAATTGTCAGGATATATCCCTTTTTTGGTTAACAACTTGGCGCATGATGGCGTGATCAAAGCGAAATAGCTTTACCGTCCCCCTTGGGTGAACATAAATCTGCGCCTACCATGGCTCAGAATGCCCTTCACCGGGAATAGCTGGCACCATGGTATTTTCCAGCACCAGACACGCAGTTTCGATTATTGCGATATCAAAAAAAATATTCCAAACAATGATCAAACTGATCACAGAAAATCATCAAAAAAAACTTATCGTCACAAAAAACATAATAAGATATCCTTAATGCATGTAGCTAAAACTCAGAAAACAATATGTTATCAGATGATAATGCAACACAAAAAAACACTCTAACAGGACCATTTTGCCAAAAAAACATCGTTAACATAGAATTGTAATTGAATTTTTCCCTGACAACAAACTGCTAGCATGTAAATAAAATATGAACAACATCCTATATATAGTTTGGAGCGACAACAACAATATTGGAATCCCAATAATCGACGAACAACATAGAGGGATTATCTCTACCATCAATTCGTTACACTATTTTATCCAAACTGGACACGGTGACGAAATAATAAAACCTACCATGATAATATTAGAACAATATGTTGATATACATTTTAAAACAGAAGAAGCATTAATGAAAAAGGCAAACTATCCTGACATCAAAGATCACATTGTAATGCATAAAAAACTTGTAGAGAAAACAAAAAACCTTTCTATTTATGCCAGCAGCAATAATGATTCAAATATCATATTGAAATTCTTAAAAGAATGGTGGCTAGGCCATATTAACAAAGAAGACGTGAAATATGCCCCTTTTCTAAAAAAATTATTAGATTCAAAATCCTTCTAACACTTAGAAGTCCACAGGTTGCCAAGAGATAAGACCAGCCGGGAGTGACAAATATTCCACTCTCCAGCCCTTTGAATGGACATAGTTCTTTGAAAAGTCCTGACTTGTGTTTCATCTTCGGTGGCAGCGATTCTGCAGAGGAATGGGGCATAGATCACGTTTTTTAGGTGCTTCCGGAAATTCAGAGAACTGCATATCTGATTTCAGTCCCTCAACCATCCCTTTCAGGGGCGGGAGCGAGGGAATGGCATGGTTCTTCACCATTTCCTGACAGGACATAAAATACCACTTCTTTCAACCAACCTGGGACCGTTCCTGTCTCAATCTTTTTTATTTCCTTATCTCAAATCGCAACCCTTTGGGGACAGAACCAGAGGGCCAGGTTTCTGGCCAGGTCCAGGTTGCCGTCGCTGAGGAAGCCGTTCTGGAAGATGGCGTCGTCGGCGAAGACCACAAAGCTGCCCCGGCCCAGGCGGCCGGCGACAATGACCGGGAAGGATTGGACGGCGTCATGAAGGCTGACCTTCCCGTTTTTATCCATATCGATCCAGGCCTGGCTGCTGGTATGGGCCACTATTTCTGTATTTTTTTCCTTGTTGAGCAGAGCCCAGCCACCATAGATATTGAACCCCTTGAGACCACGGGTCAGGGGATGTCTGGCAAATTCCCTGACTGTGAAATCACGGGGATTTCTGGCCAGTATATGCTGCTGTTCGTAGACCGGGGCCACGGAGATACCGACCCCCAGCCGTTCGAGCAGGCCATGGAACGGCTTGCCGATATGGATCATCACGGCCAGTTTGCCGCCCCTTTCCAGAAACTCCGCGATGGCTTCGATCTCTGCCTTGCGGATCGGGGCAAAGGCCCCGGCGATGATCAGGACATCCACATCCCGCAGGGTCTTGCCGGTCAGCGGGGCCCGGGAGACCTTGACGGTCGCCCCCTGGTCGACAAACAGCACGGCCAGGCCGGAGAGGTCCAGCGGCCGGTTCTTTTCAATAAAAAATCGCTGGCCATGGCTCTGATCAAAGAGCACCAGCGGCCCGGCGAAACCATGGACAGGGGCAAGAAAAAGGCAAAAGAGAGCAACAACAGAAAAAAGAGTAAAAAACGATTTGTTACGCATGATAACTCAGCACCTGGGGAATGGGTCTGGAACCTGTACCGGTTCCCTGCAAAAGAAAATAGAAAAGTCCAGCTGCCGTCAGGGCAGCAGCCTGGACCAGGTAACAATGGTTGCCCGGTTCAATCGTGATATGTCTGGGCGACACGGTAGAATTCGGTCTCGATTTCCAGGAAGACATCGAGGATATAAGGATCGAAATGGTTGCCGCGGCTCTGTTTCATGATCTCCAGGGCTTCCTCGTGGGTCATGGAGTCCTTATAGACCCGTTTGGAGATCAGGGCGTCATAGACATCGGCGATGGCCATGATTCTCCCGGCCAGGGGAATGGCCTCACCCTTGAGTCCCCGGGATATCCGCCGCCATCCCACCGCTCATGGTGACTACCGGCGATCTCCTTGGCACACTTGAGAAACGAGGTCGGCTGCCCGGCCATCTGCTCCAGGTTGGCTATAACCTCCTCGCCAAAGATCGCGTGCTGTTTCATATCTTCAAACTCCTCCTTCGTCAGCTTGCCGGGCTTGAGAAGGATGGAGTCCCGGATGGCCACCTTACCGATATCATGCAGCGGCGCTGACTTGTATAACAGGTCGATATATTCCGGTGTCAGCTGGTCCAGAAAAAGGCCTTGCCGGACCAGGGCCTGGGCCAGCAGCTTGACGTATTCCTTGGTTCGATGAATATGGCTGCCCGTTTCCGGATCGCGATGCTCGGCAAGCTCACCCATGGCCTCGATGATGACGTCCTTCAGGAGGACCGTTTCCCTGGTTCGGGCCTCGACCTCCTGTTCCAGCTGGGTGCGGTACAGGTGGAGTTCTAGATGGTTCCGTACTCTCGAACGCAACTCGATTCCGTTAAACGGCTTGGTGATATAATCCACGCCGCCGAGCTCGAATCCCCGGACCACGTCATCGGGCTCGGCCCGGGCGGTAAGAAAGATGACAGGAATGGAGGCGGTTTCCGAACGGCGGAGCAGGGCCCGGGCGGTCTCGAACCCGCTCATACCCGGCATCATAACGTCCATGAGAATCAAGTCCGGACGGCTGGCTCTGATCCGTTCAAGGGCCTGTTCACCGCTGGTGGCATAGGCAAAGTCACAGTCCAGTTCCTTGAGGTGCGACAGGGCGATCTGAATGTTTTCCGGCACATCGTCCACAATAAAAATAAGCGGACGCCGTCTGGTTACTGTTTCCATTGCAAGGTGTACTGTTTCAGTTTCATAATCATCTGATCCACGGCAATGATATCGGGTTCCCGGGCATACTCTATCAACTGCTGGCCAAGGGCGTGCAGAGCACCGGTCCCGTTACGGTACCGGTCTCTTTGCTGCATCATCCGGCCCAGCTCTTCGGCGGTGCGCAGATTGCCGCTCGCCTGCAGCTGCTCGAAAATTTCTTCGAGATCCCGGTCCCAGCCGCGCAGTACCTCGGCCTGTTCGGACTGATCGGGAACTTCCTGGGGCCCGGTGCCGGATGGCTCCGGAGACGGAGATGTCACATCTATATAGGAGGCAACGAGCTTCTCCAAGCCGTCGATACTGAACGGCTTTGTCAGCTGGTCGGCAAACAGGTCCCGATATTCCGCCATGTCCAAGGCAACCCCGGACATGAGAACAATGGGAATATCAGCTGTTTCGGAATCGTCACGCAATTGCTGCGCGATGTCGCGGCCATCGATCCCGGCCAGGTCAAGATCGAGCAGAATCAGGCCAGGCCGCTGCTGCCTGGCCAGATGCAGCCCCTGGTCGGCAGAGTTGGCAACCAGCACCTCCACCGGCGAATCCAGGTAGACGTCTTCGATGACATCAGTGATCATGGCCATGTCGTCCACAACCAGTAACTTCTGGTTCAGCGCCGGTGGCCTACTCTTCGCCTCACCAGGAGCAGGCGTATATTCATTAAGATAATCGACCACCGGCTCGACTCCCGAGAGCCTGAGGGTAAAGATACTGCCCTGCCCGGGACTGCTGACCAGACTTATCTGGCCTCCCATGAGGGCGGCCAACCGACCGCTGAGCGTCAGGCCGAAACCGGATCCGACATACTTGGGGCCGGTTCCGGAACGATCGGGCTGCAACAGTTCCAGGATGCGCTGCTGCTCCTCTGGCGGGATACCGACGCCGCTGTCCGAGACCGAGAGGAGAATATCCCAGTCCTGGTCGGAATTTTTTGCCGGCACTCCCTCCACCAGAATCACCACCTGTCCTTCAGGGGTGAAGGCGATGGCGTTACTGACCAGGTTCAGCAGAATATGCTTGAGATGAACACCGTCGAGGAGAAAGACCGGCGGCAGATTATCAACGATGCGACAGGAGAGTTCAATATTCTTCTCCCGTATTCTTTCCTGGTAGAAGTCCTTTATCTCCTCGAGGAGAGCGCCCAGGTGAGTCGGGGTTCTGGTTATCTGCAGGCTGCCGGAATCGATCTTGGACAGCATGATGATATCATTGAGCATGGATACCAGGATGGCACCGCTCTTGAGGATGGCCGAGACATACCGCTGTTCCCGCTCCGGGAGGTCGGCAGCGGCCAGCATCTCGGCATACCCGAGTATGGCGTTCATTGGCGTACGAATCTCATGGTTCATATTCGCAATGAACTCGCTTTTCATGCGACTCGCTGCCTCTGCGACCTCTTTATCCTGGAGCAGCCTCCTGGTCCTGGTATCAATCAAATTTTCCATGCTCATTATCTGACAACATCCTGTCCCGGAAACAGCCCTTCGCAGGCCACTGTTTATCAGCAGCCCGCTGACCTGTAAAACCGATGCCGGGCACACCCTGTCTGCTCAAAAAAATCCGGGGCCACGACATCCGGCCCCGAAACAGAGATATCAACTGTCCATCGCCCCCTGCCCTGCCATGTACCAGATGGTGCGGAGTGCGTCATTCTTGTGACATTATAGCAGTAAACGTGGGCGAGAGCAAAAAAGTGTTGGCCAAAACATCAGCGATTGACCACGTTTTTATACTGTAATGCCTGACGGACAAGCCCTTCGGCCCAGAGCGGGGTACCGGGCGCCAGGACATGAGTGTATAATGCCATAACATTTTTCTTCACCAGCCCGTCGCGCCTGTCCATGAATCCGACCCCGCGTTCAATGCGCAGGGCCAGTTCCGCGCTGGTCCCGTTCCACTCCATGATGGTGGAATAGCGGAATTCATGGCCCTTGACCCGGGTTCCCACCGGATAGAAGGGATTTTCCCGGTCCACGGTGAAGATGGAGTAACCATGGGCCTGGGGCTTGCCCGACAGACCGAAGGTGACCGGAAAGACCCCAGCCAGGGGATATTCCCGGCCATCGAGGATGATGGAGCGGCCAAGAAATATAAGCCCGCCGCATTCCGCGTACATCGGCAGCCCCTTTTCAGCCATGGTCCGCACCGATTCCCGGAACGAGACGTTGTCGGCCAGCTGCCGGGCACTGGTTTCGGGAAACCCGCCCCCGATGTAGAGGCCGTCCAGGCCATCGGGCAGTTTCCCGGCCTCCAGAGCATTGATCATCACCAGCCTGGCCCCGGCCCGGCGCAGGGCCTCCAGGTTTTCCTCGTAATAGAACTGGAAGGCCGCGTCCCTGAGGA encodes:
- a CDS encoding ATP-binding protein codes for the protein MENLIDTRTRRLLQDKEVAEAASRMKSEFIANMNHEIRTPMNAILGYAEMLAAADLPEREQRYVSAILKSGAILVSMLNDIIMLSKIDSGSLQITRTPTHLGALLEEIKDFYQERIREKNIELSCRIVDNLPPVFLLDGVHLKHILLNLVSNAIAFTPEGQVVILVEGVPAKNSDQDWDILLSVSDSGVGIPPEEQQRILELLQPDRSGTGPKYVGSGFGLTLSGRLAALMGGQISLVSSPGQGSIFTLRLSGVEPVVDYLNEYTPAPGEAKSRPPALNQKLLVVDDMAMITDVIEDVYLDSPVEVLVANSADQGLHLARQQRPGLILLDLDLAGIDGRDIAQQLRDDSETADIPIVLMSGVALDMAEYRDLFADQLTKPFSIDGLEKLVASYIDVTSPSPEPSGTGPQEVPDQSEQAEVLRGWDRDLEEIFEQLQASGNLRTAEELGRMMQQRDRYRNGTGALHALGQQLIEYAREPDIIAVDQMIMKLKQYTLQWKQ